One Cryptomeria japonica chromosome 9, Sugi_1.0, whole genome shotgun sequence genomic window carries:
- the LOC131063690 gene encoding large ribosomal subunit protein uL11 — MPPKFDPSQVVEVYVRVTGGEVGAASSLAPKIGPLGLSPKKIGEDIAKETARDWKGLRVTVKLTVQNRQAKVAVVPSAAALVIKALKEPERDRKKTKNIKHSGNISLDDVIEIAKVMKPRSMAKALAGTVKEILGTCVSVGCTVDGKDPKDLQSEIDEGEVEIPED; from the coding sequence ATGCCGCCTAAGTTCGATCCGTCACAGGTAGTGGAGGTTTATGTACGTGTTACAGGAGGCGAAGTCGGGGCAGCGTCATCTTTAGCGCCAAAGATTGGACCTCTAGGTCTTTCTCCGAAGAAAATCGGAGAAGACATAGCAAAGGAAACAGCTAGAGATTGGAAAGGGCTGAGAGTGACTGTTAAACTTACTGTCCAAAACAGGCAAGCGAAAGTCGCTGTAGTTCCCAGTGCTGCAGCACTGGTGATAAAAGCATTGAAGGAGCCTGAAAGGGACCGCAAAAAGACTAAAAATATCAAGCATTCGGGGAACATCTCGTTAGACGATGTTATCGAAATTGCGAAAGTAATGAAGCCACGCTCAATGGCAAAAGCCCTCGCCGGGACAGTCAAGGAGATTCTCGGCACTTGTGTATCAGTGGGGTGTACCGTAGACGGGAAGGACCCCAAGGATTTGCAGAGCGAGATAGATGAAGGGGAGGTCGAGATCCCCGAAGATTGA